The Candidatus Nanohalovita haloferacivicina genome has a window encoding:
- a CDS encoding ABC transporter ATP-binding protein produces MKAIKAEGLSKSFGDVEALKDLDLELDEGELYGFIGPNGAGKSTTINILTGQLSADSGSAKILGVDPQKHPRTVREKIGILPEREDPPSFLTPREYFQFVGEIRNVDVSDKVEEWAERLKFEEKLDTLNMDLSKGEKQKVMITQAFIHEPSLVFIDEPLTNLDPLVQENVKAFFQEYQEDGNTIFLSTHVLSLAQEVCTKIGVLDQGELIAEHEMDEIGELTDEFLEEVEGFESAQRND; encoded by the coding sequence ATGAAAGCTATCAAAGCAGAAGGCCTTTCCAAAAGTTTTGGAGACGTAGAGGCCTTGAAAGATCTCGATCTCGAACTTGATGAGGGCGAGCTCTACGGTTTTATCGGCCCTAACGGCGCTGGAAAATCTACTACAATCAATATTTTGACAGGCCAGCTCTCAGCTGATTCTGGTTCTGCGAAGATTCTGGGGGTCGATCCTCAGAAGCATCCGCGTACAGTTCGGGAGAAGATTGGAATTCTTCCTGAAAGAGAGGATCCTCCAAGCTTTCTGACGCCTAGAGAGTACTTCCAGTTTGTCGGAGAGATCAGAAACGTTGATGTCTCTGACAAGGTTGAGGAATGGGCTGAAAGACTGAAGTTTGAGGAGAAACTTGATACTTTGAACATGGATCTCTCGAAGGGTGAGAAGCAGAAGGTTATGATTACGCAGGCCTTTATCCACGAGCCTAGCCTGGTTTTCATTGATGAGCCGTTGACCAATCTTGATCCACTGGTTCAGGAAAATGTCAAGGCCTTTTTCCAAGAGTATCAGGAGGATGGAAATACTATATTCCTCTCGACACATGTTTTGAGTCTTGCTCAGGAGGTCTGCACCAAGATCGGTGTCCTGGATCAGGGAGAACTGATTGCCGAGCATGAGATGGATGAGATCGGCGAGCTAACCGATGAGTTCCTTGAAGAGGTGGAAGGATTTGAGTCTGCTCAGAGAAATGATTAA
- a CDS encoding metallophosphoesterase family protein: MGLKLLVTSDFHAKEDLKEGAIEEANSGDYDLYLNLGDFIDPDYAEELFDRIEIPGLGCTGNRDLFEDEEMIEKAPVFHFLEADVDDEYLVILIGGDFPDDIKEQVTEIIEEHGDSSKVIVGSHYPPLKLGDRIHSGDRIGFEQFRELILKQKPALWANGHVHEDFGERSLLGTTVLNAAGESTGKGYAVTIGDEGGVEEVEEVNLLDE, encoded by the coding sequence ATGGGCCTGAAACTACTTGTTACCAGCGATTTCCACGCCAAAGAAGACCTTAAAGAAGGCGCAATTGAAGAGGCAAACTCTGGAGACTACGATCTATACCTTAATCTAGGAGACTTTATCGACCCGGATTACGCGGAAGAGCTTTTCGACAGGATCGAAATTCCGGGTCTCGGATGCACAGGTAACAGAGATCTATTTGAAGACGAGGAAATGATTGAGAAGGCTCCGGTATTCCACTTTCTGGAGGCCGACGTCGACGATGAATATCTCGTGATTTTGATTGGAGGAGACTTCCCTGACGATATCAAGGAGCAGGTTACAGAGATAATTGAAGAACACGGCGACTCATCGAAAGTAATAGTAGGTTCTCACTACCCGCCACTGAAGCTCGGCGACAGAATCCACTCTGGCGACAGGATAGGGTTTGAACAGTTCAGAGAACTTATCCTGAAGCAGAAACCTGCGCTATGGGCTAACGGCCATGTACACGAAGACTTTGGAGAAAGAAGCCTTCTTGGAACCACGGTACTTAACGCCGCAGGAGAATCAACGGGCAAAGGCTACGCAGTTACAATCGGAGACGAAGGCGGAGTAGAAGAGGTAGAAGAAGTAAATCTTCTAGACGAATAA
- a CDS encoding non-canonical purine NTP pyrophosphatase, translating into MVEEKEFEEIYILTGNSDKVEAARTAFEESEIKLKQLDKDIPEIQAATSMKVARHTVEEVIEDLEGPVVREDHSIFLDAIPGFPGPYMSYFDKNMPAERLLELLEGEKRTGYFEISAVLGLPSGQIEEFGFRVPIKISEEIRGSQRNWDRVLMLRDSEETFAESDADSRREIFNRNFQEIAEFLSK; encoded by the coding sequence ATGGTTGAAGAAAAAGAATTTGAAGAAATCTACATTCTTACAGGCAACTCCGACAAAGTTGAGGCAGCAAGAACAGCCTTTGAAGAATCAGAAATCAAGCTTAAACAGTTAGATAAAGATATTCCTGAAATCCAGGCCGCTACCAGTATGAAAGTAGCCCGTCACACCGTTGAAGAAGTAATTGAAGATCTAGAGGGTCCTGTTGTAAGAGAGGATCACAGTATTTTTCTAGATGCTATTCCAGGGTTTCCAGGCCCTTATATGAGCTACTTCGATAAAAATATGCCTGCAGAGAGATTGCTGGAGCTTCTTGAAGGAGAGAAAAGAACAGGTTATTTTGAGATTTCTGCTGTGTTAGGTCTTCCTTCCGGTCAAATTGAGGAGTTCGGTTTTCGTGTGCCGATCAAGATTTCGGAGGAGATCAGAGGCAGTCAGAGAAACTGGGATCGGGTTTTAATGCTGAGAGATTCTGAAGAAACGTTTGCAGAGTCGGATGCGGATTCCAGGAGAGAAATTTTCAACAGGAATTTCCAGGAGATCGCAGAGTTCCTGAGTAAGTAA
- a CDS encoding DUF378 domain-containing protein: protein MADVKYLDWSTLGLVVIGALNWGLVGLGMLSGEGREAYNVVNLIFGGVAGGQVEAAIYLLVGLAGLYQIYFGYELYEEK from the coding sequence ATGGCAGATGTAAAATACCTTGACTGGTCGACTCTAGGCCTTGTAGTAATCGGTGCATTGAACTGGGGATTAGTAGGCCTGGGAATGCTTTCCGGAGAAGGACGAGAAGCATACAACGTTGTAAACCTTATCTTCGGCGGAGTTGCCGGAGGACAGGTTGAAGCCGCTATCTATCTTCTTGTAGGCCTTGCCGGACTGTATCAGATCTACTTCGGCTACGAGCTCTACGAAGAAAAATAA
- a CDS encoding histidine phosphatase family protein, with product MEKVFFLRHFQTEVDPDTPVSEWNLSEEGLEEMEEFMQGDLPQVEAILTSPEPKAQNTAERLLEQIGEEVVPLEELREVDRSRRGFIEKHHKYVETAKEYLQNDYPKTAWEPKSEVKRRIREFIQRMEGMGYDRVLVVGHGLYFSIMLGEEPYYFWRELEFGELIEKDFEELQQFK from the coding sequence ATGGAGAAAGTGTTTTTCCTCAGGCATTTCCAGACAGAGGTAGATCCGGATACCCCGGTCTCTGAATGGAATCTTTCAGAAGAAGGCCTTGAAGAAATGGAGGAGTTTATGCAGGGCGATCTTCCGCAAGTTGAGGCAATTCTAACTAGTCCGGAACCAAAGGCCCAGAACACTGCTGAAAGACTTTTAGAGCAGATCGGCGAAGAGGTTGTTCCTCTTGAAGAACTTAGAGAGGTTGATAGATCTCGCAGAGGGTTTATCGAAAAACATCATAAGTATGTGGAGACTGCAAAAGAGTATCTGCAGAACGATTATCCAAAAACGGCCTGGGAACCTAAATCAGAGGTCAAAAGAAGAATCAGAGAATTTATACAGAGAATGGAGGGTATGGGCTATGACAGAGTTCTTGTAGTGGGCCATGGCCTGTACTTCAGCATCATGCTTGGTGAGGAGCCTTATTATTTCTGGAGAGAGCTTGAGTTTGGAGAGTTAATCGAAAAAGATTTCGAGGAATTGCAGCAGTTTAAATAA
- a CDS encoding TraB/GumN family protein: MKKKIQIDDREITVIGTAHVSQESKEEVKNTIEEVRPDTVCVELDENRLKSLREESGWRELDVTEAIRNGDGKLLLMNLVLSIYQKQMGLEQDMKPGEELLQAIDTAEEKGLNYALVDQDINITLNRAMSSLGIWDKIKLMASLMVSSEEMSVEELKEDNLINALVDELDEEFPQLSRVFLHERNTYMAEKILEQDFEKAVVVVGAAHMKGLIEELEKEKRDTDFPDVEGFPWMKAVSYGIPAFILLGLGYSFFQIGFSTGINATKFWILSNGILAMLGAIIARSHVSTWIVSFLAAPLTSLDPALGAGMVASYAEAKLHPPTVEELESITEVTRYRDLWGNQVGRILLTFGFVTIGSALATFVSAGYIASLIG, translated from the coding sequence GTGAAGAAGAAAATCCAGATAGATGATCGAGAGATCACAGTGATAGGAACAGCACATGTATCCCAGGAGAGCAAGGAAGAGGTCAAAAATACTATTGAAGAGGTCAGGCCCGACACTGTATGCGTTGAACTGGATGAGAATAGGTTGAAATCTCTCAGAGAGGAGTCGGGATGGCGAGAGCTCGATGTAACAGAGGCCATCAGAAACGGTGATGGAAAACTTCTCTTGATGAACCTGGTCCTATCAATATATCAGAAACAGATGGGCCTGGAACAGGACATGAAACCGGGAGAAGAACTTCTACAGGCCATTGATACAGCTGAAGAGAAAGGCCTTAACTATGCTCTAGTAGATCAGGATATCAATATTACATTGAATAGAGCAATGAGCTCGCTTGGCATCTGGGACAAAATAAAACTGATGGCCTCGCTCATGGTTTCCTCAGAGGAAATGAGTGTAGAAGAACTGAAAGAAGACAACCTGATCAACGCTCTTGTCGATGAACTTGACGAAGAATTCCCTCAGCTATCCAGAGTATTCCTGCACGAAAGAAACACGTACATGGCAGAAAAAATACTTGAACAGGACTTTGAAAAGGCCGTTGTAGTTGTAGGAGCAGCACATATGAAAGGCCTGATAGAAGAACTTGAGAAAGAAAAGAGAGATACCGATTTCCCTGATGTAGAAGGCTTTCCGTGGATGAAAGCTGTAAGCTACGGCATTCCGGCGTTTATACTATTGGGCCTTGGCTACAGTTTCTTCCAGATAGGTTTTTCCACTGGAATTAACGCTACAAAGTTCTGGATTCTGAGTAATGGCATTCTTGCCATGCTTGGTGCTATAATTGCGCGTTCACATGTTTCTACCTGGATTGTTTCTTTCCTGGCCGCACCTCTAACATCGCTGGATCCTGCGCTCGGTGCTGGAATGGTTGCTTCGTATGCAGAGGCCAAGCTTCACCCACCTACAGTTGAGGAGCTGGAATCGATCACTGAAGTTACACGTTACAGAGATCTCTGGGGTAATCAGGTTGGCCGCATCCTGCTTACATTCGGTTTTGTAACGATCGGCAGTGCACTGGCCACGTTTGTCTCAGCAGGGTATATCGCCTCGCTTATTGGGTGA
- a CDS encoding rhomboid family intramembrane serine protease yields the protein MKDRQFRFTALIFSFFLALVFLGQTVYGWQPGFQAGVSPLWKFFTSFLGHSGPEHLFNNIFFIALFGSIYELMTDEKTLMGTFLISALVGNLTAFIFFPNSVIIGASGGAVGILAALAVYRPNKIGLVFGVPAPMWVVLLGYIALNLLGLGAENNVAYEAHLFGMFAGAAVGLYLRNSEERAQEDSENDLEEEEWRDRIRRWEEKWMM from the coding sequence ATGAAAGACAGACAGTTCAGATTCACGGCCTTGATTTTTTCGTTCTTTCTTGCACTGGTATTTCTAGGTCAGACAGTTTACGGTTGGCAGCCAGGATTTCAGGCCGGCGTATCTCCTTTGTGGAAGTTCTTCACATCCTTCCTAGGCCATTCAGGGCCTGAGCACTTGTTCAACAATATTTTCTTTATCGCTCTATTTGGCAGCATCTATGAGTTGATGACTGATGAAAAAACTTTGATGGGAACCTTCCTTATTTCTGCACTGGTTGGAAATCTTACGGCCTTTATTTTCTTCCCTAACTCGGTTATTATCGGGGCCTCTGGTGGTGCAGTTGGAATTCTGGCAGCGCTGGCTGTTTACAGGCCTAACAAGATCGGTCTTGTTTTTGGTGTTCCAGCGCCGATGTGGGTTGTGCTTTTGGGCTATATTGCGTTGAATTTGCTAGGTCTTGGGGCGGAGAACAATGTGGCGTACGAGGCTCATCTTTTTGGAATGTTTGCAGGTGCTGCTGTAGGCCTGTACCTTAGGAATAGTGAGGAACGGGCGCAGGAAGATTCTGAAAATGATCTAGAAGAAGAGGAGTGGAGAGATAGGATTAGAAGATGGGAAGAAAAATGGATGATGTAG
- a CDS encoding class I SAM-dependent methyltransferase, translated as MRDKVKEGYDKGDYEGDYREGREVREKERELMESLFDGIPSESKILDLGCGTGLPFDRFLVEKDHQVTGVDISEKHVEMARENVPEADFLQGDFFENDFGENSFDAVVSFYAIFHIPREEHFDLFKKIREWISDEGAILITLGPDEMDDFEGEIGGQEMVWSSYSAEKNVELLEKAGFEIITTYTEDYREETHFWVLAEPVQ; from the coding sequence ATGAGAGACAAGGTAAAGGAAGGCTACGACAAGGGCGACTATGAAGGCGATTATCGCGAAGGCCGAGAGGTCAGAGAGAAGGAAAGAGAGCTGATGGAGAGCCTTTTTGACGGTATTCCTTCAGAGTCCAAGATTCTGGATCTTGGATGTGGTACAGGCCTTCCTTTCGACCGTTTTCTTGTAGAGAAAGATCATCAAGTCACAGGCGTTGACATCTCTGAGAAACATGTAGAGATGGCGCGTGAAAATGTTCCTGAAGCTGATTTTCTGCAGGGAGACTTCTTTGAAAATGATTTCGGGGAAAATTCTTTTGATGCAGTAGTCAGCTTTTATGCTATCTTCCATATTCCGCGTGAAGAGCATTTTGATCTCTTCAAGAAGATTAGAGAATGGATTAGTGATGAGGGAGCTATTTTAATCACTCTAGGCCCTGATGAGATGGATGATTTTGAGGGAGAGATCGGAGGCCAGGAAATGGTATGGAGCTCTTACTCCGCTGAAAAGAATGTCGAACTGCTTGAAAAGGCCGGATTCGAAATAATAACAACCTACACCGAGGATTACCGAGAGGAAACCCATTTCTGGGTGCTCGCAGAACCAGTACAATGA
- the lysS gene encoding lysine--tRNA ligase, which produces MSDQPLFWSDQLAFGVRKKFEDQEEYVCASGISPSGLVHAGNFREIITTDFVVKSLKNYGENVRFIYSWDDYDRFRKVPANVPDDFEQYLGLPLSKVPDPEGCHDSYADHFESRLEEELEGMHMDIEFIRQSEMFERAEYADLIKKGLQHRDKIKEILDKYRREPLEEPYYPLRVYCTECEKDFTEVRDYDGEYTVTYYCEECEEERELNFKEKGNVKPPWRVDWPMRWKYEGVDFEPAGKEHSASGGSRDTANEIVQEVFDGHVPVHQMYEFVTKDGAKISSSSGENVFTVSTLKEVYSPEIIRFLFSNTKPSKAFEIPFQSEDIFQRYDNFDKVENAYFNPEEVENDRKREHWKRVYEIAMVDIPEEQPVRVPFQHAAFIAQTVPEEEWEEKGLESLKRTGHIPEDISERNAERVLERLERAKNWARDYAPEDYVYEINKEITHEIRDNLSEDEKEAMVLLADKLESTDFKDQDDLDGKIFDVKEDSALGTGEFFTAAYKTLLSREQGPRLSRLIMSIGVEDTAEILRQLEE; this is translated from the coding sequence GTGAGTGATCAACCGCTATTTTGGAGCGATCAACTGGCTTTCGGAGTCAGGAAAAAATTTGAAGATCAGGAAGAATATGTGTGTGCATCGGGAATTTCTCCTTCAGGCCTCGTGCACGCAGGTAACTTCCGTGAAATAATTACTACAGACTTCGTTGTCAAGTCACTGAAGAACTATGGGGAAAACGTCCGATTCATTTACTCATGGGACGACTACGATCGTTTCAGAAAGGTTCCAGCCAACGTACCTGACGACTTCGAACAGTACTTAGGCCTTCCACTCAGCAAGGTACCAGACCCAGAGGGCTGCCACGACAGTTACGCAGATCACTTCGAGTCTCGACTTGAGGAAGAGCTTGAAGGAATGCATATGGACATTGAGTTCATCAGACAGAGCGAAATGTTTGAGAGAGCAGAGTACGCCGATCTAATCAAGAAAGGCCTTCAGCACCGTGATAAAATCAAAGAAATACTTGACAAATACCGAAGAGAACCTCTCGAAGAACCTTACTATCCTCTGAGAGTTTACTGTACAGAATGTGAGAAAGACTTCACAGAAGTACGAGATTACGACGGGGAATACACCGTTACCTACTACTGTGAGGAATGTGAAGAGGAAAGAGAGCTTAACTTCAAGGAGAAAGGAAATGTTAAGCCACCATGGAGAGTTGACTGGCCTATGAGATGGAAATACGAAGGAGTTGACTTTGAGCCTGCTGGTAAAGAGCACTCAGCCTCAGGAGGATCAAGAGACACCGCTAACGAGATTGTTCAGGAAGTATTTGACGGCCATGTACCTGTCCACCAGATGTACGAATTTGTTACAAAAGATGGCGCCAAGATCTCCTCCTCATCAGGAGAAAACGTATTTACGGTTTCCACACTGAAAGAGGTTTATTCTCCGGAGATCATCAGATTCCTGTTCTCCAATACGAAGCCAAGCAAGGCCTTCGAGATTCCTTTCCAGTCAGAAGACATCTTCCAAAGATATGATAACTTCGACAAGGTTGAGAACGCTTACTTCAATCCTGAAGAAGTCGAGAACGATAGAAAGAGAGAACACTGGAAGAGAGTTTACGAGATTGCAATGGTCGATATTCCTGAAGAACAGCCTGTAAGAGTTCCTTTCCAGCACGCAGCCTTCATCGCGCAGACAGTACCTGAAGAAGAGTGGGAGGAGAAAGGCCTTGAATCCTTGAAACGTACAGGCCATATTCCAGAGGATATCTCCGAGAGAAATGCGGAGAGAGTGCTGGAAAGACTTGAAAGAGCGAAGAACTGGGCTCGCGACTACGCTCCAGAAGACTATGTCTATGAGATCAATAAAGAAATCACACACGAGATAAGAGATAATCTAAGCGAGGATGAGAAGGAGGCCATGGTTCTGCTTGCTGATAAGCTGGAATCCACTGATTTCAAGGATCAGGATGATCTTGACGGTAAGATCTTCGATGTTAAAGAGGATTCGGCGCTGGGAACCGGCGAGTTCTTCACTGCAGCCTACAAAACCCTTCTTTCACGTGAGCAGGGGCCTCGACTTTCCCGACTGATCATGTCAATCGGGGTAGAGGATACTGCTGAAATTTTGAGGCAGCTAGAGGAATGA
- a CDS encoding site-2 protease family protein, protein MIAGLEPRVIFSIIFLAALAAFLWYDRNQIQRVSILFYRRTKHGIDLIDRIAKKSPRFWNIYGWAGVATGLISMPAILFLAGSGIANLFSNPSAGGGPALIAPGLSGETTFQSGISFIPVEYWLISIMVLMVVHEFSHGIVARAQDFELNSVGWLIMGVIPGAFVEPKGENMLPGGDEDMEEVKENGGMWDQGTWTQRLKVLCAGSFANYVTAAVFFLLATATVMGTTMTVESGYIGIQTQPSEQGLQYQAVEGFPAYEAGMRNGTLQSINGTEVSSVEDLRNFSNNLKPNQTLQIETSEGDFTVETIEYEYREFKASVLPYAAGMLWFISLLNMVAYLNFVVGFFNMLPAKPLDGGQVVDAFLERFYPDGRGLLNYWSLLVWLLLLGSLALGISVSVL, encoded by the coding sequence ATGATTGCAGGACTTGAACCACGAGTAATTTTCTCAATAATTTTCCTAGCTGCACTAGCAGCATTCCTCTGGTACGACAGAAACCAGATACAGAGAGTCTCAATACTTTTCTACAGAAGAACAAAACACGGAATAGACCTGATAGATAGAATAGCCAAGAAATCACCGCGCTTCTGGAACATATACGGCTGGGCAGGAGTAGCCACAGGCCTAATCAGCATGCCTGCAATCCTCTTCCTGGCAGGATCCGGAATCGCAAACCTCTTCAGCAATCCATCCGCAGGAGGAGGCCCAGCACTAATCGCACCAGGCCTCTCAGGAGAAACCACTTTCCAATCAGGAATCTCCTTCATACCTGTAGAGTACTGGCTTATCTCGATTATGGTGCTCATGGTTGTACACGAGTTCAGCCATGGAATAGTTGCAAGAGCTCAGGACTTCGAACTTAACTCGGTTGGATGGCTGATCATGGGAGTAATCCCTGGCGCATTCGTTGAGCCAAAGGGAGAAAACATGCTTCCGGGCGGAGATGAAGATATGGAAGAAGTAAAGGAAAACGGCGGAATGTGGGACCAAGGAACCTGGACACAGCGACTTAAAGTCCTCTGCGCAGGAAGCTTCGCAAACTATGTCACCGCAGCAGTATTCTTCCTACTGGCCACAGCAACAGTAATGGGTACAACAATGACTGTAGAGTCAGGATACATAGGGATCCAGACACAGCCATCGGAGCAAGGCCTCCAGTACCAGGCCGTTGAAGGATTCCCGGCTTACGAGGCTGGAATGAGAAATGGCACTCTGCAATCGATAAACGGCACTGAGGTTAGCAGTGTTGAAGATCTCAGAAACTTCTCCAACAACCTGAAGCCTAACCAGACGCTGCAGATAGAGACCAGCGAAGGCGACTTCACGGTTGAGACAATAGAATACGAATACAGAGAGTTCAAGGCCTCAGTTCTTCCATACGCTGCAGGAATGCTATGGTTCATCAGCCTGTTGAACATGGTAGCATACCTGAACTTCGTGGTAGGATTCTTCAACATGCTGCCAGCTAAACCTCTTGACGGAGGCCAGGTAGTAGACGCATTCCTCGAAAGATTCTACCCAGATGGCAGAGGCCTTCTAAACTACTGGTCTCTACTGGTCTGGCTACTGCTCCTGGGATCACTGGCCCTGGGAATATCAGTATCGGTACTCTAA
- a CDS encoding APC family permease, producing the protein MSDLGLKESVAMGIGGIIGGGIFAALGVAASIAGDAAFIAYLLAGFVALASAYSYVNMTSHLEDEGGSFTFLEHYVDNKNIAGMVGWILVVGYIGTMAMYSYAFGSFAANALPFTSELLRPVLSVGIIGLFVLVNFLGPSKAGSSEDLLVYAKICILGLFSISGLYMIFQRPELTFFAEGVLQHGFLSPIFAVGAIFVSFEGFQLLTYEYSEIEGGHDTLKKAAYISVIASTLIYVLVALVTTNLMTAEQIAVHKETALAFASSQIFHNYFLQTGSVLLVSVAALFSTASAINATLFGTSRLTYRIASDNELPDLFSFRNSKGVPTHSIAVVGGLTALFTFLGSLEEVTTFASVAFISIFAIVNFICLKDRESRNNGWVPAFGLLGSLSALVLLIVHLFRTNQHMLYYIGGIFAVVFVAEFFYFERDEIEEEVEEIERDVEKEEREIEEEVEKVEEDVKKAFEKEE; encoded by the coding sequence ATGAGCGATCTGGGTCTTAAGGAATCAGTTGCGATGGGTATCGGAGGAATTATTGGCGGTGGTATTTTCGCGGCACTTGGTGTTGCGGCCTCGATTGCAGGTGATGCTGCCTTTATTGCGTATCTTTTGGCTGGTTTTGTGGCCCTAGCATCTGCTTACTCGTATGTTAACATGACATCGCACCTTGAGGATGAAGGAGGATCTTTTACTTTTCTCGAGCATTACGTTGACAATAAGAATATCGCTGGAATGGTTGGCTGGATTCTTGTAGTTGGATATATCGGGACTATGGCCATGTACTCCTATGCTTTTGGTTCATTTGCCGCTAACGCTCTTCCCTTTACTTCAGAACTTTTGAGGCCTGTTCTATCTGTTGGAATTATCGGATTGTTTGTGCTTGTTAACTTTCTGGGTCCTTCGAAGGCTGGCAGTTCAGAAGATCTGCTTGTATATGCCAAGATCTGTATCCTAGGCCTTTTCTCCATCTCCGGGCTGTACATGATTTTTCAGAGGCCTGAGCTGACGTTTTTCGCGGAAGGTGTTTTGCAGCACGGATTTCTATCACCGATCTTTGCTGTTGGAGCTATTTTTGTTTCTTTTGAGGGTTTTCAGTTGCTTACCTACGAGTATTCCGAGATTGAAGGAGGCCACGATACGCTGAAGAAAGCGGCCTATATCTCGGTTATTGCCTCTACTTTGATCTATGTTCTTGTTGCTCTTGTTACTACCAACTTGATGACTGCTGAGCAGATTGCTGTTCATAAAGAGACTGCTCTGGCCTTTGCCTCCTCCCAGATTTTCCATAATTACTTCCTGCAGACAGGCAGCGTACTACTTGTTTCAGTTGCGGCTCTTTTCTCCACTGCGTCAGCTATCAACGCCACCTTGTTCGGTACTTCACGTCTGACTTACAGGATTGCAAGTGACAACGAACTACCAGATCTTTTCTCATTCCGAAACTCGAAGGGAGTACCCACCCATAGCATTGCCGTGGTTGGAGGCCTTACTGCATTATTTACTTTTCTGGGCTCTCTTGAAGAAGTTACAACCTTCGCATCTGTGGCCTTCATCAGCATATTTGCCATTGTGAACTTCATCTGTCTGAAGGATAGAGAATCAAGGAATAATGGCTGGGTGCCGGCCTTTGGCTTGCTCGGGTCTTTATCTGCACTTGTACTGTTGATTGTGCATCTTTTCAGGACTAATCAGCATATGCTGTACTACATTGGAGGTATTTTTGCGGTTGTATTCGTTGCCGAGTTCTTTTATTTTGAGAGAGATGAGATTGAAGAGGAGGTTGAGGAGATCGAACGAGATGTTGAGAAAGAAGAAAGGGAGATTGAGGAGGAAGTTGAGAAAGTTGAAGAGGATGTGAAGAAGGCCTTTGAGAAAGAAGAGTAA
- a CDS encoding 2Fe-2S iron-sulfur cluster-binding protein, protein MTHKIEVVDRDEEVEAEDGQSILQALLHGGVEWMHACGGFCNCTTCRVKIEEGMENVSEMQEDEKNTLRRFQGEEVLEGPFRLSCQVKVHGDIKISEPEWY, encoded by the coding sequence ATGACACACAAAATAGAAGTTGTCGACCGCGACGAAGAAGTAGAAGCAGAAGACGGCCAATCAATACTGCAGGCCCTGCTACACGGAGGAGTAGAATGGATGCACGCATGTGGAGGATTCTGCAACTGCACCACCTGCCGAGTCAAGATAGAGGAAGGCATGGAAAACGTCAGCGAAATGCAGGAAGACGAAAAAAACACTCTAAGAAGATTCCAGGGAGAAGAAGTACTGGAAGGACCCTTCCGCCTCTCATGCCAGGTCAAAGTACACGGCGACATCAAAATCTCGGAACCAGAATGGTACTAA